From Spartinivicinus ruber, the proteins below share one genomic window:
- a CDS encoding bifunctional prephenate dehydrogenase/3-phosphoshikimate 1-carboxyvinyltransferase, translated as MNKSATLSESTVLIVGLGLIGGSIAKAIKANLICHQVIACDCDEQALKLAKVKEIIDDYYLDLPTAVEQADLIMLAVPILSMASIFSAIKACNLEGKIITDVGSVKNNVLTAMEQVFGELLPQYIPGHPIAGSEQSGVMAAKADLFADHKVILTPHAFSDDQALAVVSSLWDKIGAEVLLMDVQRHDEVLAVTSHLPHLLAFSLVDTLATERDNQEIFRYAAGGFRDFTRIAASDPTMWHDIFIANQTAVLQALNDFTDGLEKLKTAVQTANSQYMKGVFTRAKVAREHFSKMLARKAYLEPMKQQSLIYCSKPADSVTGTIRVPGDKSISHRSIILGSLAEGVTQVSGFLEGEDSLATLQAFRDMGVVIEGPHQGKVTINGVGLHGLMPSPGPLYLGNSGTAMRLFAGLMAAQSFDVTLTGDESLSKRPMERVGKPLRLMGAVINTEEGGTPPLKISGGQPLKGIKYEMPMASAQVKSCLLLAGMYAEGITEVTEPAPTRDHTERMLQGFGYPIEVEGDTVRVASGGKLTAADIEVPSDISSAAFFMVAASITPGSDLLIEHVGINPTRIGVINILKAMGADLTLRNERMVGGEPVADIQVKYAKLRGIQIPQDQVPLAIDEFPVLFVAAACAEGKTVLRGAEELRVKESDRIQAMADGLQALGVNATTLPDGIEVVGGPIGGGEVDSQGDHRIAMAFAVAGLVAQGAIVIKDCANVATSFPNFVELAQASGFNLTVEG; from the coding sequence ATGAATAAATCCGCAACATTATCTGAGTCGACTGTACTCATTGTTGGCTTGGGCCTTATTGGCGGCTCTATTGCCAAAGCAATTAAAGCTAATCTCATCTGTCATCAGGTTATTGCGTGTGACTGTGATGAACAGGCGCTTAAGCTGGCAAAAGTGAAAGAGATAATCGACGACTATTATCTTGACTTACCAACAGCAGTTGAGCAGGCCGACTTAATTATGCTGGCTGTGCCCATTTTAAGTATGGCGAGTATTTTTTCAGCTATTAAAGCGTGTAATCTTGAAGGCAAAATAATTACTGATGTGGGCAGTGTCAAAAATAATGTTTTGACGGCCATGGAGCAGGTATTTGGTGAATTGCTACCCCAATATATTCCTGGTCACCCGATTGCAGGCTCCGAGCAAAGTGGGGTGATGGCGGCGAAAGCAGATTTATTTGCTGATCATAAAGTGATTTTGACTCCCCATGCGTTTTCAGATGATCAAGCATTGGCAGTCGTATCTTCTTTGTGGGATAAAATAGGGGCAGAAGTGTTGCTCATGGATGTGCAACGGCATGATGAAGTGCTGGCAGTAACTAGTCATCTACCCCATTTGTTAGCTTTTTCACTGGTAGATACCTTGGCCACAGAGCGAGATAACCAGGAAATTTTCCGCTATGCTGCTGGTGGTTTCAGAGATTTTACCCGTATTGCTGCCAGTGATCCTACCATGTGGCATGATATTTTTATTGCCAATCAAACAGCAGTCCTGCAAGCACTCAATGATTTCACTGACGGTCTGGAGAAGTTAAAAACAGCCGTTCAAACAGCAAACAGCCAATATATGAAAGGGGTTTTTACTCGGGCGAAAGTAGCCAGGGAGCACTTTTCCAAAATGTTGGCACGAAAAGCATATTTAGAACCTATGAAGCAACAAAGTCTCATTTATTGTTCAAAGCCAGCTGATAGTGTGACTGGTACCATCCGTGTCCCTGGTGATAAGTCTATATCCCATCGCTCTATTATTTTAGGCTCTTTAGCCGAGGGAGTGACCCAAGTCAGTGGCTTTTTGGAAGGGGAAGATAGTCTGGCCACTTTGCAAGCATTCCGTGATATGGGAGTGGTAATAGAGGGCCCGCACCAGGGTAAAGTCACGATTAATGGAGTAGGTCTTCATGGTTTAATGCCATCCCCAGGGCCGCTTTATTTAGGCAACTCTGGTACTGCAATGCGGTTGTTTGCTGGTTTAATGGCAGCTCAGTCTTTTGATGTAACATTAACTGGCGATGAGTCTCTCTCAAAGCGGCCAATGGAACGGGTGGGTAAACCGTTGCGATTAATGGGGGCGGTCATTAATACGGAAGAAGGGGGTACGCCACCATTGAAAATTAGTGGAGGCCAGCCACTTAAGGGCATTAAGTATGAGATGCCAATGGCTAGTGCTCAAGTGAAGTCCTGCTTATTACTTGCAGGGATGTATGCTGAAGGTATCACTGAAGTAACAGAGCCGGCACCTACACGAGACCATACTGAGCGTATGCTGCAAGGCTTTGGTTATCCCATTGAAGTTGAGGGGGATACGGTTCGAGTTGCCAGTGGTGGTAAGCTGACAGCTGCTGATATTGAAGTACCTTCTGATATTTCATCGGCTGCGTTTTTTATGGTAGCTGCATCCATTACTCCTGGCTCTGACTTGCTGATTGAGCATGTGGGAATAAATCCAACTCGTATAGGGGTTATCAATATTTTAAAAGCAATGGGTGCTGATTTAACCCTTAGAAATGAGCGAATGGTAGGGGGGGAGCCTGTTGCAGATATCCAAGTGAAATATGCAAAGCTGAGAGGTATTCAAATACCTCAGGATCAGGTACCACTTGCAATTGATGAGTTCCCTGTACTATTTGTGGCTGCTGCTTGTGCAGAAGGAAAAACGGTATTGCGTGGTGCTGAAGAATTGAGAGTTAAAGAGAGTGATCGAATTCAAGCCATGGCTGATGGGTTGCAGGCCTTAGGAGTTAACGCAACTACTTTGCCTGATGGTATTGAAGTTGTGGGTGGACCAATAGGTGGTGGTGAAGTAGATAGCCAAGGTGATCACCGAATTGCAATGGCTTTTGCGGTAGCTGGATTGGTTGCACAGGGAGCAATCGTGATAAAAGACTGTGCGAATGTGGCCACCTCATTTCCAAATTTTGTTGAGCTGGCTCAAGCGTCTGGCTTTAACCTGACAGTCGAAGGCTAA
- the cmk gene encoding (d)CMP kinase — protein sequence MADLYFTKVPVITIDGPSGSGKGTVASILANQLGWHLLDSGSLYRLTALAGQIHGVDLADEENLKVLAGHLDVQFVAATESESAKIILEGEQVERTIRSEEISLLASKVAALTQVRQALLERQRAFAESPGLVADGRDMGTIVFPKAPLKIFLTASAEVRAERRYMQLKESGFSANIDQILEDICARDERDMNRAAAPLKPANDAIIIDTSRLTVTEVVSKVMVEVEIRGLL from the coding sequence ATGGCTGATCTGTATTTTACTAAAGTGCCAGTAATAACTATTGATGGACCTAGTGGCTCAGGAAAAGGCACCGTTGCTTCAATCCTAGCAAATCAGTTGGGTTGGCACTTGCTTGATAGTGGTTCTTTGTATCGTTTAACTGCACTGGCTGGGCAAATCCATGGGGTAGACCTTGCAGATGAGGAAAACTTAAAGGTTTTGGCTGGTCATTTGGATGTGCAGTTTGTGGCTGCGACAGAAAGTGAGTCAGCAAAAATTATTCTGGAGGGGGAGCAGGTAGAGCGTACAATTCGCTCAGAAGAAATTAGCCTACTAGCTTCAAAAGTGGCTGCATTAACCCAGGTTCGTCAGGCTTTACTGGAGCGGCAAAGGGCCTTTGCTGAGTCACCAGGTTTAGTTGCTGATGGTCGTGATATGGGAACTATTGTATTTCCCAAGGCTCCGCTGAAAATTTTCTTAACCGCTTCTGCAGAGGTACGTGCTGAAAGGCGCTATATGCAATTGAAAGAATCTGGTTTTAGTGCTAACATCGATCAGATTTTAGAAGATATTTGTGCTCGAGATGAGCGCGATATGAACCGTGCAGCTGCTCCACTAAAACCAGCCAATGACGCTATTATTATTGATACTTCGCGGCTGACTGTTACTGAAGTTGTTTCAAAAGTGATGGTTGAAGTGGAAATAAGAGGCTTGTTGTAA
- the rpsA gene encoding 30S ribosomal protein S1: MSESFAELFEESLKELDMKPGSIISGIVVDIDSDWVTVHAGLKSEGVIPKEQFLNESGDLTIQVGDEVQVALDTVEDGFGETRLSREKAKRAEAWTDLEAAYEAEDIVKGIINGKVKGGFTVDINTIRAFLPGSLVDVRPVRDTAHLEGKELDFKVIKLDQKRNNVVVSRRSVLEAENSAEREALLESLQEGQEVKGIVKNLTDYGAFVDLGGVDGLLHITDMAWKRIKHPSEIVNVGDEILVKVLKFDRDRNRVSLGLKQLGEDPWVAVKNRFPEGARTSGRVTNLTDYGCFVELEEGVEGLVHVSEMDWTNKNIHPSKVVQLGDEVEVQVLDIDEERRRISLGIKQCKVNPWEEFSTKNNKGDKVKGNIKSITDFGIFIGLDGAIDGLVHLSDISWSEPGEEAVRKYKKGEEIETVILSIDPERERISLGVKQLEEDPFAVYASIHEKGTIVKGVIKEVTAKAAVVTLANEVEGTLKASEISRDKVEDATNVLKEGEELDTKIISIDRKNRVISLSIKAKDEADEKAALKELRKQELEASGPTTIGDLIKAQMDGGKE; encoded by the coding sequence ATGAGCGAAAGCTTTGCCGAACTATTTGAAGAAAGTTTAAAAGAACTCGATATGAAACCAGGTTCCATTATTAGTGGAATTGTGGTTGATATTGATAGCGATTGGGTTACTGTCCATGCGGGCTTAAAGTCTGAAGGTGTTATTCCTAAAGAACAGTTTCTCAACGAAAGCGGTGATCTAACCATCCAAGTGGGTGATGAAGTACAAGTTGCTTTGGACACAGTTGAAGATGGTTTTGGTGAGACTCGCTTGTCCCGTGAAAAAGCTAAGCGTGCAGAAGCCTGGACTGACCTTGAAGCCGCTTACGAAGCAGAAGATATTGTTAAAGGCATTATTAACGGCAAAGTTAAAGGTGGCTTTACGGTTGATATTAATACCATTCGTGCCTTCCTACCTGGTTCATTAGTTGATGTTAGACCTGTGCGTGACACAGCTCACCTTGAAGGTAAAGAACTTGATTTCAAAGTGATTAAGCTGGATCAAAAACGCAACAATGTGGTGGTATCTCGCCGTAGCGTATTGGAAGCTGAAAACAGTGCTGAGCGTGAAGCGTTACTAGAGTCATTGCAAGAAGGTCAGGAAGTTAAAGGTATCGTTAAGAACTTGACTGACTACGGCGCGTTTGTTGACTTGGGTGGTGTAGATGGCTTGTTGCACATTACTGATATGGCTTGGAAACGTATCAAGCATCCAAGTGAAATCGTCAATGTGGGTGATGAAATCCTGGTTAAAGTATTGAAATTTGACCGTGATCGTAACCGTGTTTCGCTAGGTCTTAAGCAGCTGGGTGAAGATCCATGGGTTGCTGTTAAGAATCGTTTCCCAGAAGGTGCTCGTACCTCAGGTCGCGTAACCAACTTAACTGACTATGGTTGTTTCGTTGAGCTTGAAGAAGGGGTTGAAGGTTTAGTTCACGTTTCTGAAATGGACTGGACTAACAAGAACATTCACCCATCTAAAGTGGTTCAACTGGGTGATGAGGTTGAAGTTCAAGTATTGGACATCGATGAAGAACGTCGTCGTATTTCCCTAGGTATTAAGCAATGTAAAGTTAATCCATGGGAAGAGTTCTCTACTAAGAACAATAAAGGTGACAAAGTTAAGGGTAACATTAAGTCAATTACTGATTTTGGTATCTTTATTGGTCTTGATGGTGCAATCGATGGTTTGGTTCACTTATCTGACATTTCTTGGAGCGAGCCAGGTGAAGAAGCGGTTCGTAAGTACAAGAAAGGTGAGGAAATCGAGACAGTTATTCTATCTATCGACCCTGAGCGTGAGCGTATTTCATTAGGTGTTAAGCAATTGGAAGAAGATCCATTTGCTGTTTATGCAAGCATCCATGAAAAAGGCACTATCGTTAAAGGTGTTATTAAAGAGGTCACGGCTAAAGCAGCTGTTGTAACATTAGCTAATGAAGTTGAAGGTACTCTGAAGGCTTCTGAGATTAGTCGTGATAAAGTTGAAGATGCGACTAATGTCTTAAAAGAGGGCGAAGAGCTTGATACTAAAATCATTAGTATTGACCGCAAAAACCGTGTAATTAGCCTATCTATCAAAGCTAAAGATGAAGCGGATGAGAAAGCAGCATTAAAAGAGCTGCGCAAGCAAGAGCTTGAAGCTTCTGGTCCTACTACAATTGGCGACCTGATTAAGGCCCAAATGGATGGCGGCAAAGAATAG
- the ihfB gene encoding integration host factor subunit beta, translating to MTRAELIERIVDQQSQLSAKDVELAMKTMLEHMVQTFGIGERIEIRGFGSFSLHYRPPRMGRNPKTGETVKLDGKYVPHFKPGKELKDQVNSALCK from the coding sequence ATGACAAGGGCGGAGCTAATTGAACGGATTGTTGATCAGCAGAGTCAGCTGTCAGCCAAAGATGTGGAGTTAGCGATGAAAACTATGCTGGAGCATATGGTTCAAACATTCGGTATTGGAGAAAGGATAGAAATTCGAGGCTTTGGAAGTTTTTCTCTTCACTACAGACCACCAAGAATGGGAAGAAATCCTAAAACTGGAGAGACAGTTAAGTTGGATGGAAAATATGTACCTCATTTTAAGCCTGGTAAAGAACTGAAAGATCAAGTGAATTCAGCATTATGTAAATAG
- a CDS encoding LapA family protein, whose product MKILKLIGWLAIFVILLLAGVEFIGANQQEITISFLDYSLEQIKLSVVLIAVFIVGAIMGLISAVVLLVLLQVKNKQLKSKLKRRDDEIQKLRTSSL is encoded by the coding sequence TTGAAGATCCTAAAGTTGATAGGTTGGCTGGCAATATTTGTTATTTTATTGCTTGCCGGTGTAGAGTTTATTGGCGCAAACCAACAAGAGATCACTATCAGCTTTTTAGACTACTCACTAGAGCAGATTAAATTATCGGTGGTCCTAATTGCTGTATTTATCGTTGGTGCGATAATGGGATTGATTTCAGCTGTTGTCTTATTAGTATTGTTACAAGTGAAAAATAAACAGTTAAAGTCAAAACTTAAGCGTCGGGATGATGAAATTCAAAAGCTGCGCACTAGCTCTCTATAA